A genomic window from Pelotomaculum isophthalicicum JI includes:
- the uppS gene encoding polyprenyl diphosphate synthase produces MSQLKFRRLPKHIGIIPDGNRRWAVQNGLPKEAGYEKGLEPGLRLYEICKSIGIKELTFYGFTQDNTKRPSVQRIAFQQACIKAVNMFVNKDGSLLVIGDFYSPLFPPELIPYTKRRTFGNDAIRINFLVNYGWKWDLNHLTNYDSTSDNISTRNFLESIASADISRVDLIIRWGGRRRLSGFLPVQSIYADFYVVDELWPDFRPEHLYDALNWYETQDITLGG; encoded by the coding sequence ATGTCCCAACTAAAATTCCGGCGACTACCAAAACATATTGGAATTATACCTGATGGAAACAGAAGATGGGCTGTACAGAATGGATTGCCAAAAGAGGCCGGGTATGAAAAAGGATTGGAACCTGGCTTGAGACTTTATGAGATATGTAAAAGCATTGGAATAAAAGAATTAACTTTTTACGGTTTTACTCAGGATAACACAAAGCGTCCGTCAGTTCAGCGAATAGCCTTTCAGCAGGCGTGTATTAAAGCCGTTAATATGTTTGTTAACAAAGATGGATCTTTGTTGGTCATCGGAGATTTTTACTCACCGTTATTCCCTCCGGAACTAATTCCGTACACCAAAAGACGCACATTTGGAAATGATGCTATTCGTATAAACTTTTTAGTAAACTATGGATGGAAATGGGACTTAAATCATCTGACAAACTATGATTCCACAAGTGATAACATTTCAACAAGAAATTTTTTGGAATCGATAGCCTCAGCCGATATATCACGTGTTGATTTAATCATCAGATGGGGGGGCCGGAGGAGACTCAGCGGATTTCTACCTGTTCAATCAATATATGCTGATTTTTATGTTGTGGATGAATTATGGCCAGATTTCAGACCTGAACATTTATACGATGCCTTGAATTGGTATGAAACACAGGACATAACACTGGGCGGTTAA
- a CDS encoding S1C family serine protease, producing the protein MNSYFKSIPRTKIVVAFLAAALVVAAVAYAGSYHGLPHLSWANETNPGEAYNPLPGIGPDTIPDIVSRVSPAVVRIDTTEQSSGSGNLDPFFNDPFFRQFFGNQNLMPSQPRVSRGLGSGFIVSSDGYILTNEHVINGADAIEVTLAGQDKAYPARKVGSDKDLDLAVLKIDAGAELPTVPLGNSDSIRVGDWVIAIGNPYGLDHTVTVGVISAKGRPMTVQDRQYKNLLQTDASINPGNSGGPLLNLNGEVVGINTAINAQAQGIGFAIPSSTVKSVFDDLVNKGGVAHPWLGVYLQSVTNEIAQYYGLKDLSGALIAQVVEGGPAAKAGLQRGDVITGYNGSNVSNPNNLIDLVNGTQVGSQVEINFVRQGNSKSVIATIEAKN; encoded by the coding sequence ATGAACTCGTATTTTAAATCGATACCCAGGACAAAAATAGTTGTTGCTTTTCTGGCGGCTGCGCTGGTAGTAGCTGCCGTGGCATATGCCGGCAGCTATCATGGACTGCCGCACCTTTCCTGGGCTAATGAGACAAATCCGGGAGAGGCTTATAACCCGTTGCCGGGAATAGGCCCTGACACTATCCCTGACATCGTTTCCAGGGTTAGCCCGGCAGTGGTTAGAATTGATACAACAGAACAGAGCAGCGGTAGCGGCAACCTTGATCCTTTTTTCAACGATCCCTTCTTTAGACAATTTTTCGGGAATCAGAACCTTATGCCGTCCCAACCGAGGGTCAGCCGCGGTCTGGGATCAGGCTTTATTGTATCGTCAGACGGGTATATATTGACAAACGAGCACGTTATCAACGGTGCTGATGCAATCGAAGTGACCTTGGCAGGGCAGGATAAAGCGTACCCGGCCAGAAAAGTTGGGTCTGACAAAGACCTGGACCTGGCAGTGCTAAAAATTGACGCTGGCGCGGAATTGCCCACCGTGCCCCTTGGTAATTCAGACAGCATAAGGGTTGGGGACTGGGTGATCGCTATCGGCAATCCATACGGACTTGATCATACGGTAACGGTGGGAGTGATTAGCGCCAAAGGTCGTCCAATGACCGTGCAAGATCGACAGTATAAAAACCTGCTCCAAACCGACGCCTCGATTAACCCCGGCAACAGCGGCGGACCATTGTTAAACCTGAACGGTGAAGTTGTCGGGATCAATACAGCTATTAATGCCCAAGCCCAAGGCATCGGCTTTGCTATTCCCAGCAGCACCGTCAAATCTGTTTTTGATGATTTGGTGAATAAAGGTGGTGTTGCCCACCCGTGGCTTGGCGTATATCTCCAGTCGGTAACAAATGAAATAGCGCAATATTATGGCTTGAAGGACTTAAGCGGTGCGTTGATTGCCCAGGTGGTGGAAGGCGGCCCGGCTGCCAAGGCGGGGCTTCAACGCGGCGATGTAATAACGGGCTATAACGGCAGCAATGTCAGCAACCCTAATAATCTGATTGATCTGGTAAACGGTACCCAGGTGGGTAGTCAGGTTGAAATAAATTTTGTCAGACAGGGTAATAGCAAGTCAGTGATAGCTACCATAGAAGCTAAAAATTAA
- a CDS encoding ATP-binding protein, with amino-acid sequence MRNSLFSKLMVSYLVIALVTLAVVGIAISQLFANYFYTAKERELERKGQEMTRIVAVYLEGGQAQPMNFLLNTVGTFLDARLTVIDKEVLQQGGSGIQGFPQLPLTSEEAKQVLEGKTVVLEGKTIDNRGFAQRHEQVMLSVAVPVQTNNGVVGALILTAPVSGMTATVNAVRVLILYAALGAVLLSAMLGFWLSRSISRPLSQMSEVTREMARGNFRQRVEVTSSDEVGQLAEDFNHLAGSLDQTISALSREKGKIENILTNMTEGVLAVDSSGQVILANEAVSRTLRVDPAEVLERPVSALSCCPGLAGLFSEVVLSGEPCSAEFEVNEGKTFIIAHLAPLRESVGGSYGVVGVLQDITELRKLELLRRDFVANVSHELRTPLTSIQGFLEALMDGTIDESQPRDRYLKVIHQETLRLNRLIHDLLDLAIIESGKMRWELNPIDVSDLVARVHLKLKPQIERQQVKVNQDVPVDLSLMLGNEDRIEQVLTNLLENAVRYSPPGGAITVKAVEEAGKITVEVADQGPGIPPEDLPYIWERFHRVEKSRSRNLGGTGLGLAIVKQIIEAHGGRVEVRSEVGQGSNFSFTLEVVPAEN; translated from the coding sequence ATGCGTAACAGCCTTTTTTCCAAACTGATGGTTTCTTATCTGGTTATTGCTCTGGTTACGCTTGCCGTTGTAGGTATTGCGATCTCTCAGCTATTTGCCAATTATTTTTATACGGCCAAGGAAAGGGAACTGGAGCGCAAAGGCCAGGAAATGACGAGAATTGTGGCGGTTTACCTGGAGGGCGGCCAAGCTCAGCCGATGAATTTTTTGCTCAATACGGTTGGCACTTTTTTAGATGCCCGGTTAACCGTTATTGACAAGGAAGTTTTGCAGCAGGGCGGGTCCGGCATTCAGGGTTTTCCGCAATTGCCGTTGACGTCCGAGGAAGCGAAGCAGGTTCTTGAGGGAAAGACTGTCGTTCTTGAGGGGAAAACAATCGATAATAGAGGCTTTGCCCAGCGTCACGAACAGGTGATGCTCTCAGTGGCGGTGCCGGTTCAGACAAATAATGGGGTGGTTGGCGCTCTAATCCTGACGGCTCCTGTTTCAGGTATGACTGCCACAGTTAATGCTGTGCGTGTATTAATCCTTTACGCCGCCTTGGGGGCTGTTTTACTATCCGCCATGCTGGGGTTCTGGCTGTCCCGCTCTATCTCCCGGCCTTTAAGCCAGATGAGCGAGGTTACCAGGGAAATGGCCAGAGGCAACTTCCGCCAGCGGGTGGAGGTGACCTCAAGTGACGAGGTTGGCCAGTTGGCGGAAGATTTCAATCACCTGGCCGGCTCCCTGGATCAGACCATCAGCGCCCTGTCGCGGGAGAAGGGTAAAATTGAAAACATCTTAACCAATATGACGGAAGGTGTCCTGGCGGTTGACAGCTCCGGCCAGGTGATCCTGGCAAACGAGGCGGTTTCCCGCACCTTGCGGGTTGATCCGGCGGAAGTGCTGGAGCGCCCGGTATCGGCGCTTTCCTGCTGCCCTGGCCTGGCCGGCCTTTTCAGTGAAGTTGTTTTGTCAGGCGAGCCTTGTTCAGCGGAATTTGAAGTTAATGAGGGTAAAACTTTCATTATTGCCCACCTGGCGCCTTTAAGAGAGAGTGTGGGGGGCAGCTACGGAGTTGTTGGCGTGCTGCAGGACATTACCGAGTTGAGGAAACTGGAGCTATTGAGGCGGGACTTTGTGGCCAATGTGTCTCACGAACTGCGTACCCCGCTTACTTCCATTCAAGGATTCCTGGAGGCTTTAATGGATGGCACTATAGACGAAAGCCAGCCCCGGGATCGTTACCTCAAAGTAATCCATCAGGAAACCTTGCGTTTAAACCGGCTGATTCATGATTTGCTGGATCTGGCTATAATCGAGTCCGGCAAAATGCGTTGGGAGCTTAATCCGATCGATGTATCGGACTTGGTTGCCCGGGTTCATCTTAAGTTAAAGCCACAGATAGAACGGCAGCAGGTTAAGGTGAACCAGGATGTACCGGTTGATTTATCCCTAATGCTGGGTAATGAAGACCGGATTGAGCAGGTACTGACCAACTTGTTGGAAAACGCGGTGCGTTATTCGCCGCCAGGTGGCGCCATCACCGTAAAAGCTGTTGAAGAAGCGGGGAAAATTACCGTGGAAGTGGCCGACCAGGGTCCAGGCATTCCACCGGAAGATCTGCCGTATATTTGGGAGCGTTTTCACCGGGTGGAAAAATCCCGCTCACGCAACCTAGGGGGAACCGGACTGGGTTTGGCCATAGTTAAGCAGATAATTGAGGCGCACGGTGGCCGGGTAGAAGTGCGCAGCGAGGTTGGCCAGGGTTCTAATTTTAGTTTTACCCTGGAGGTTGTTCCTGCCGAAAATTAA
- a CDS encoding PaaI family thioesterase, with translation MESGMERLGNDSFARHLGIKLTDMKPGYAQAMMEVKPELLNGVNITHGGAIFSLVDIVIAAASNAHGPVALALNANIHFIKATKEGAILTATAREESLTKKTGIYRVEVKDEHNNLISLAEGLAYRPSVK, from the coding sequence ATGGAAAGTGGTATGGAACGGTTAGGGAATGATTCATTTGCCCGGCACCTTGGGATAAAATTAACTGATATGAAGCCCGGATACGCACAGGCAATGATGGAAGTAAAACCGGAATTGTTGAATGGTGTGAATATAACCCACGGTGGTGCGATTTTTAGCCTCGTGGACATCGTAATTGCCGCGGCAAGTAACGCCCATGGTCCAGTTGCTTTGGCCTTGAATGCTAATATTCATTTCATAAAAGCTACAAAAGAAGGAGCTATTCTCACTGCTACCGCCAGGGAAGAGAGTTTAACCAAAAAGACCGGAATATATCGAGTTGAAGTAAAAGATGAGCATAATAATTTAATTTCATTAGCGGAAGGATTGGCTTATCGCCCATCGGTAAAATAG
- a CDS encoding YgiT-type zinc finger protein: protein MLVLEVCPICDNPVKVIYKDYTVIRPVKQRYTVQNVKHIICDQCRETYFDNETTYYIGQELKRMKRADE, encoded by the coding sequence ATGTTAGTATTGGAAGTATGCCCTATTTGTGATAATCCGGTAAAGGTAATTTATAAAGATTACACTGTAATTAGACCAGTTAAACAGAGATATACAGTACAAAATGTAAAACATATTATATGCGACCAATGCAGAGAAACTTATTTTGATAACGAAACAACGTATTATATCGGTCAAGAATTAAAACGAATGAAAAGAGCGGATGAATAA
- a CDS encoding response regulator transcription factor: MASNMILVVDDDELVQDLIRLYLEKEGFRVESAWDGEEALAKLRTAGPDLIILDIMLPKLDGWAVCREIRKTKTTPIIMLTAKGEEFDRVLGLELGADDYVCKPFSPIELVARIKAVLRRSALAGQTSSKILSYPGIIVDYSSHRVEVDGREVALAPKEFELLWFLASYPGRLYSREQLLKNVWDYEYLGDPRTVDTHIKRLREKLEAGAKKRYIRTVWGLGYKFEVAE, translated from the coding sequence GTGGCTTCTAATATGATCCTAGTTGTAGATGACGATGAACTGGTTCAGGATTTGATTAGACTGTACCTGGAAAAGGAAGGGTTCCGGGTGGAATCGGCCTGGGATGGGGAAGAAGCGTTGGCCAAGCTGCGAACTGCCGGGCCCGACCTGATTATCCTGGATATAATGCTGCCTAAATTGGACGGCTGGGCAGTTTGCCGGGAGATCCGGAAAACAAAAACAACTCCTATTATCATGCTTACAGCCAAAGGTGAGGAATTTGACCGGGTGCTGGGACTGGAGCTGGGGGCGGACGATTACGTATGCAAGCCCTTCAGCCCGATAGAATTGGTGGCGCGGATCAAGGCGGTACTGCGCCGCAGCGCGCTGGCTGGTCAAACTAGTTCTAAAATTTTAAGCTACCCTGGGATTATTGTTGATTACAGCAGCCACCGGGTTGAAGTGGACGGCCGCGAGGTTGCCCTGGCGCCAAAGGAATTTGAACTGCTTTGGTTTCTTGCCAGTTATCCAGGCAGGCTGTACAGCCGGGAGCAGTTGTTAAAAAATGTTTGGGATTACGAGTACCTTGGCGATCCCCGTACGGTGGACACGCACATCAAACGCTTGCGGGAAAAACTGGAGGCAGGAGCGAAAAAGCGGTACATCAGGACAGTTTGGGGGCTAGGCTATAAATTTGAGGTGGCTGAGTAA
- a CDS encoding acetate--CoA ligase family protein, which yields MDNSQLRGSKAMNYLFYPRSIAIIGASANPAKPGGMPIVSLINNGYTGSIYPVNPKHVKIAGLPCYPSLSDIPDEVDLAVIAVSAQLTQKALHECAAKKVKAAIVFTSGFAEVGGSGIKFQEDMAILARESDIALCGPNCMGIFNAQNAMTAGFVISELPEKVIVPNFFGFISQSGGFGAIMHAIASDRGIGFTYFISSGNETDLQFADYLAYMVEDAATKVIGGYLEGIKDGRKLFQAAEMALQAKKPVILIKTGRHPAAARAASSHTGALAGSDRVYSSFFKQKGIIRAESVEEFITILSLLAGNSLPRGNKVGIIVGSGGNGVLLADKCVEAGLEVGLLSTHTQASLSKLLPSFGTTANPIDMTSRILTDPTLLRETTNLVIKDPGVDMLIILHWASRKGWSQPTREIVDLLAHSGKPVLVLVWGSDEAAIEDLRFFREHQVPAVREIDYAARSLAALAKYSAKVDSYFNRSQISHSPMPDREKTAVLLKSYKPGDKLSESQSKEILRSCGILTTRESLATNEEEAVKIAAGLGCHVALKIDSPDIPHKTEAGGVKLNIETPEKIKEAYREIIHSVKKHNPDALIRGILVQEMLTGGIEVIAGISRDPVFGPTVMFGLGGIFVEALEDVSLRIAPLNMEDTREMIGEIKGFKVLSGLRGKPPADQEAIVDVLLKLSQISVDFPQINELDINPLFVFPKGQGVRAADVLITI from the coding sequence TTGGATAATTCACAATTACGGGGAAGCAAAGCAATGAATTACTTATTCTATCCCCGTTCAATTGCCATTATCGGAGCTTCGGCCAATCCTGCCAAACCTGGCGGCATGCCGATTGTTTCATTAATCAATAACGGCTACACCGGCAGCATATACCCGGTTAATCCAAAACACGTAAAGATTGCCGGGTTACCATGCTATCCTTCCCTAAGTGATATTCCTGATGAAGTGGATCTGGCAGTTATCGCTGTTTCCGCTCAATTGACTCAAAAAGCTCTTCATGAGTGTGCCGCGAAGAAAGTAAAGGCTGCCATAGTTTTTACTTCAGGGTTTGCCGAAGTAGGCGGTTCAGGTATTAAATTTCAGGAAGATATGGCAATACTGGCGCGAGAAAGTGATATCGCCTTGTGCGGCCCGAACTGCATGGGAATATTCAATGCCCAAAACGCGATGACAGCGGGATTTGTTATTTCAGAGCTGCCGGAGAAAGTAATAGTGCCTAATTTTTTTGGATTTATCAGCCAAAGCGGTGGATTCGGGGCAATAATGCACGCTATAGCTTCAGACCGGGGTATCGGATTTACTTATTTTATCAGTTCAGGCAATGAGACCGACCTTCAGTTCGCCGATTATCTTGCCTATATGGTCGAAGACGCCGCCACCAAAGTAATCGGAGGTTATTTAGAAGGAATCAAAGACGGGCGCAAACTTTTTCAAGCGGCTGAAATGGCGCTTCAAGCCAAAAAGCCGGTTATATTGATAAAAACCGGGCGCCATCCGGCGGCAGCCAGGGCGGCTTCTTCACACACAGGCGCGTTGGCGGGTTCGGACCGCGTTTATAGTTCTTTTTTCAAACAAAAAGGCATCATTAGGGCTGAAAGTGTGGAGGAGTTTATCACAATACTATCTTTGCTGGCCGGCAACAGCCTGCCCCGCGGAAACAAAGTCGGCATTATTGTCGGTTCCGGCGGAAATGGTGTCTTACTAGCCGACAAGTGTGTCGAAGCCGGTCTTGAAGTAGGGCTGTTGAGCACCCATACACAGGCCTCCCTAAGTAAGCTGCTGCCTTCATTCGGCACAACAGCCAATCCTATTGATATGACCTCACGGATTTTGACTGACCCCACCCTGTTAAGAGAAACAACTAACCTGGTAATAAAAGACCCCGGCGTGGATATGCTGATCATCTTGCATTGGGCATCCCGCAAGGGCTGGTCGCAACCTACGAGGGAAATTGTCGATTTGTTGGCTCATTCAGGCAAGCCTGTGCTGGTGCTGGTGTGGGGTTCGGATGAAGCGGCGATTGAAGATCTGCGTTTCTTTAGAGAACACCAGGTTCCCGCTGTAAGGGAGATTGATTATGCAGCGCGCAGCCTGGCCGCGTTGGCGAAATATTCCGCCAAGGTTGATTCATACTTTAACCGGTCCCAAATTTCTCATTCTCCTATGCCTGACAGAGAGAAAACAGCCGTTTTGCTAAAAAGTTATAAACCCGGCGATAAGCTGTCGGAATCACAATCCAAGGAAATACTAAGATCTTGCGGTATCCTGACCACGAGAGAAAGCTTAGCCACTAATGAGGAAGAGGCAGTTAAAATTGCAGCCGGGCTGGGCTGCCACGTGGCCTTGAAAATCGACTCACCCGATATACCTCACAAGACCGAAGCCGGGGGAGTCAAACTTAATATTGAAACTCCGGAAAAAATTAAAGAAGCTTACAGAGAAATTATTCATAGCGTAAAAAAACACAACCCTGACGCTTTGATCCGGGGCATTTTGGTGCAAGAGATGCTTACCGGGGGGATTGAAGTTATCGCCGGTATCAGCCGTGACCCGGTCTTTGGCCCGACAGTGATGTTCGGATTGGGAGGAATCTTTGTTGAAGCGCTGGAAGACGTATCCTTAAGAATCGCCCCTTTGAACATGGAAGACACCAGGGAAATGATCGGTGAAATAAAAGGATTCAAGGTTTTATCCGGTCTTCGTGGCAAGCCCCCGGCGGATCAAGAGGCAATTGTAGATGTACTCTTAAAATTATCCCAAATTTCAGTGGACTTTCCTCAAATTAACGAACTTGATATTAACCCTTTGTTCGTATTCCCAAAAGGACAAGGCGTACGCGCAGCCGATGTTTTAATTACTATATAG